From Uloborus diversus isolate 005 chromosome 8, Udiv.v.3.1, whole genome shotgun sequence, a single genomic window includes:
- the LOC129227929 gene encoding lambda-crystallin-like: MSGKSKIGIVGSGLVGKSWAMLFASAGYKVSIYDNDPKVSEAVIRNIEEQLKKLEGSGLLRGSLSASQQLQLITVTSNLADCVKGAFHVQESVPENVDIKKKVFLELDELADDSVVLCSSTSCIVPSTFSEKLKHRSQVVVAHPANPPYYVPIVEMVPSPWTKPEVVSKTTALMKEIGQKPVVCKKEIYGFAINRMQYAIINECWRLVQDGVMSVEDVDAVMSEGLGMRYAFLGVFETCHLNADGMLDYCRRYAKGIFNVSETFGPAPQMKGPTAENIHKELCEMVPLQQLNDRRKWRDERLACLAKLKKSMDTE; the protein is encoded by the exons aTGTCCGGAAAAAGTAAAATTGGCATTGTTGGCAG TGGCTTGGTTGGAAAAAGCTGGGCTATGCTGTTTGCCAGTGCTGGCTACAAAGTCTCAATCTATGACAATGACCCCAAAGTTTCTGAAGCAGTAATCCGAAACATTGAagaacagttgaaaaaattggaaGGGTCTGGCTTGCTTCGTGGCTCTTTATCTGCTTCTCAGCAACTTCAACTTATAACTGTCACTTCAAATCTTGCTGACTGTGTGAAAGGTGCTTTCCATGTTCAG GAGTCTGTTCCAGAGAACGTAGAtatcaaaaagaaagtttttctggAATTGGATGAATTGGCTGATGATTCTGTAGTTTTATGCAGCTCAACAAGTTGCATCGTTCCATCCACTTTTTCTGAAAAGCTGAAACATCGCTCACAAGTTGTCGTTGCACACCCT GCTAACCCCCCATactatgtaccaatagtagaaatGGTACCTTCTCCATGGACAAAACCAGAAGTTGTCTCTAAAACTACCGCTTTAATGAAAGAGATTGGTCAGAAACCTGTAGtatgtaaaaaggaaatttatggaTTTGCCATCAACAGGATGCAATATGCCATCATCAATGAGTGCTGGCGACTTGTGCAGGATGGTGTGATGTCAGTGGAAGATGTCGACGCCGTGATGTCTGAGGGTCTTGGTATGAGATATGCATTTCTGGGAGTGTTTGAAACATGCCATCTTAATGCTGATG gcATGCTTGACTATTGCAGGCGTTATGCAAAGGGCATCTTTAATGTATCAGAAACCTTTGGACCTGCCCCACAAATGAAAGGTCCAACTGCAGAAAATATTCACAAAGAGCTTTGTGAAATGGTTCCTCTTCAGCAGCTCAACGATCGTAGAAAATGGAGAGATGAAAGGTTGGCTTGTTTAGCTAAGCTAAAGAAGTCAATGGACACTGAATAA